A window of the Hordeum vulgare subsp. vulgare chromosome 5H, MorexV3_pseudomolecules_assembly, whole genome shotgun sequence genome harbors these coding sequences:
- the LOC123397361 gene encoding putative disease resistance protein RGA1, producing MPRLPDLPPPYPTPPKSAATSLDVTGRRPNPPPPRRTSSPPRQTLPKSAATSPDVAAVSSGPAVAGLDHDPIGIRTGSSDRWWKQRDPNSGWIRSDREGRRRRDLEEKGVEAGGVGLQIEAAARARYPAASRIGRGTRASGQGENRIEDGNETQRREAEPSRERDPAALDRRRWGGAGWRRGCSTSTTREEASAREAAARASGRRKKHELRHPLTTKYVCSFCPLIVNRENGSIHTPAAMDIMDTSGVTSGIKEFVNLFQWARYAISFKWRGTQEQRFQHDLFQLQSGLERLSDTLPAMYNLIDLAEWRSHKDGVAKLLPNLKDAVYDAEDLLDELKWYNHKVIVEGNARQSSIIEFFNSFIKVNDIRERLDNISNLLQKMGLGEVTPRFDKTVRPETSSFPNETKIFGRDMELKQILGMLDVPTHSSTHLKRKRETSADEPRLPDLPVLPIVGMGGVGKTTLAQHICSHPQVKLHFNTIIWICVSDDFDVKRLTKEAIESCPSEHATSDNLNSLQLALSKSLKNEKFLIVLDDMWDDALVENGQCWKRFCAPLKNVLQGSMMLVTTRSPKVADLVRTKEPIILEGLKNDVFWNFFKLCVFGSESSDCFPELELIGRHILCKLKGSPLAAKTLGRILRDDLRKSHWNSILENELWELDQETTEILPALRSSYMYLPFHLKRCFSFCAVYPKDKEFEKSHLAEIWAAEGFVKRQGVIPVQDIGCRYFDELLNRSFFQEVQGKYLIHDLLHDMAQKVSEDDCFIVTKKNDFKRIPQNVRHLSVFCSTGINNSSLLSLGQYKKLRTLLCNKGLANKKNPASLMEDWCTEFPRMRVMVCASANELPTSIGNLKHLRYLEIPGACSITSLPVTICRLHNLQVLYVIKCKLESLPSDFSMLVNLWRFESQGFKYGPNMGRYGEHFYGVNVDADSDMRGLGCRLIKNMKQLRGHLEISNIDRLSKDHAAEAELKNKEYLDKLTLQWHHSVVHKNEIKVLPYLQPPTGVKSLLLHYYPGVSPPIWFQPQSLPSLTSVSFLHCQLVDINIGSIGFSSLTDLIIDGCHRLSSLEQLVHPTYLPVIKKIAIMNCQYLISVPTESFGDFRCLEIFKLVACGKINSQGLVAPSLKKLVLGKDTFGPIDQSCGNFTHNIQCCSLTYLFLSSSRLTSIQQQMWNLPALQELRISCCRSLTSIGNSGQVFTSLTSLTIYQCEELSTIDGFLEEKYLPALESITFVWCNKLLSMHAEMFGRFSSLKDLNVCRCSRINWGGLVLPLSLQSLNLEACGDISSFIPSCLENLQSLVSLKIRSCSYIKSIPGHLWRTTLPSLQELEIRYCWDLVSIGGADDILEIQNVWIEDCTNLKGIEQPVRIGSFSKKQEPVKTSSNSVWS from the exons AGATCACGATCCAATCGGGATCAGGACGGGCTCCAGCGACAGGTGGTGGAAGCAGCGGGATCCCAACAGCGGCTGGATCAGATCCGATCGGGAGGGCAGAAGGCGGCGCGACCTGGAAGAGAAAGG GGTCGAGGCAGGTGGAGTCGGCCTCCAGATCGAGGCAGCGGCGAGGGCGAGATATCCAGCAGCCAGTCGGATCGGGAGAGGAACAAGAGCCAGCGGCCAGGGAGAAAACCGGATCGAGGACGGGAACGAGACTCAGCGGCGCGAGGCAGAGCCGAGTCGGGAGCGAGATCCAGCGGCGTTGGacaggcggcggtggggtggggcgggctgGAGACGCGGCTGCAGCACGAGCACGACGCGGGAGGAAGCGTCGGCGAGAGAGGCTGCAGCGAGAGCGTCGGGAAGGAGGAAAAAGCATGAGTTGCGC CATCCTCTGACCACAAAATATGTTTGCTCATTCTGTCCACTGATTGTCAACAGGGAGAACGGAAGTATTCATACTCCTGCCGCCATGGATATAATGGATACTAGTGGGGTCACTAGTGGCATCAAGGAGTTTGTCAATCTTTTTCAGTGGGCTAGATATGCCATTTCATTCAAATGGAGAGGCActcaggagcaaaggtttcaacATGATCTATTTCAGTTGCAGAGTGGCTTGGAACGCCTCAGTGATACTCTTCCTGCAATGTATAACCTCATTGATCTAGCAGAGTGGAGAAGCCACAAAGATGGTGTGGCCAAGCTCCTTCCAAATCTCAAGGATGCAGTCTATGATGCTGAAGACCTTCTTGATGAGCTCAAATGGTACAACCATAAGGTGATAGTGGAGGGTAATGCAAGACAATCATCTATTATTGAGTTTTTTAATAGCTTCATCAAAGTGAATGATATCCGTGAAAGGCTGGATAATATTTCCAATTTGCTACAGAAAATGGGGTTGGGTGAAGTGACACCACGGTTTGACAAAACAGTCAGACCAGAGACTAGCTCATTCCCCAATGAAACAAAAATATTTGGTCGTGACATGGAGCTAAAGCAGATATTGGGAATGCTCGATGTGCCTACACATAGTAGCACTCATTTGAAACGCAAGAGGGAAACTAGTGCAGATGAACCAAGACTACCAGATCTTCCAGTTTTACCGATAGTTGGAATGGGAGGTGTTGGAAAAACCACTTTGGCCCAGCATATCTGTAGTCATCCACAAGTGAAGTTGCACTTCAACACAATAATTTGGATTTGCGTTTCAGATGATTTTGATGTGAAGAGGTTAACTAAAGAGGCTATAGAATCCTGTCCTAGTGAACATGCAACAAGTGACAATCTGAATTCTCTTCAACTTGCTCTTTCTAAGAGTTTGAAGAATGAAAAGTTCTTGATTGTCCTTGATGATATGTGGGATGATGCTCTAGTGGAAAATGGCCAGTGCTGGAAGAGGTTTTGTGCTCCTTTGAAAAATGTGCTACAAGGAAGTATGATGTTGGTCACCACCAGGTCTCCAAAGGTTGCTGATTTAGTGCGCACTAAGGAGCCAATTATATTGGAAGGTTTAAAGAATGATGTCTTTTGGAATTTCTTCAAACTATGCGTGTTTGGGTCTGAGAGTTCTGATTGTTTCCCAGAGTTAGAGCTCATTGGTAGACACATACTTTGTAAGTTGAAAGGCTCTCCTTTAGCTGCTAAAACTCTTGGACGCATATTACGGGATGATCTTCGTAAATCACACTGGAATAGTATACTAGAGAATGAATTGTGGGAGTTGGACCAAGAGACAACTGAAATTTTGCCAGCCCTTCGGTCGAGCTACATGTATTTACCGTTCCACTTGAAGAGATGCTTCTCATTTTGTGCTGTGTACCCCAAAGATAAGGAGTTTGAAAAGAGTCATTTAGCTGAAATTTGGGCAGCCGAAGGCTTTGTGAAACGTCAAGGTGTTATTCCAGTTCAAGATATTGGCTGTCGATACTTTGATGAACTTCTGAATCGGTCTTTCTTTCAAGAAGTTCAAGGTAAATACTTAATCCATGACTTGTTGCATGATATGGCACAGAAAGTTTCAGAGGATGACTGTTTCATCGTGACAAAAAAAAATGACTTCAAAAGAATTCCTCAGAATGTTCGCCATCTGTCAGTATTCTGTAGCACAGGCATTAACAATTCcagcttgttgagcctaggacagTACAAAAAGCTCCGTACCCTTCTTTGCAACAAGGGTTTAGCGAATAAAAAAAACCCAGCTAGTTTGATGGAAGATTGGTGCACTGAATTTCCGCGTATGCGTGTGATGGTTTGTGCCTCTGCGAATGAGTTACCAACTAGCATTGGCAATTTGAAGCATCTACGGTACCTTGAGATACCTGGAGCTTGTTCCATCACCAGTCTTCCTGTAACGATCTGTAGGCTCCATAATTTACAGGTTTTATATGTCATCAAATGCAAGCTAGAAAGCTTGCCTAGTGACTTCAGTATGTTGGTCAACTTATGGAGATTCGAATCGCAGGGATTTAAATATGGTCCAAATATGGGAAGATACGGAGAACATTTTTATGGAGTAAATGTTGATGCAGACAGTGATATGCGAGGACTAGGGTGTAGGCTCATAAAGAATATGAAGCAACTTCGTGGACATTTGGAGATAAGTAATATCGACAGGTTAAGCAAGGATCATGCAGCAGAAGCCGAACTAAAGAATAAGGAATATCTTGACAAGCTGACGCTCCAATGGCATCACTCGGTGGTTCACAAAAACGAGATAAAAGTCCTTCCTTATCTACAACCTCCTACTGGTGTCAAGTCTCTACTCCTTCACTATtacccaggtgtttctcctccgatCTGGTTTCAGCCACAAAGCCTGCCGAGCTTAACATCCGTTTCATTTCTTCATTGTCAACTAGTTGACATCAATATTGGCAGCATTGGTTTCTCGTCCCTGACAGATCTAATCATTGATGGATGCCACCGTTTATCAAGTCTCGAACAACTTGTACACCCAACTTATCTACCTGTCATCaagaaaattgcaataatgaattGCCAGTACTTAATATCGGTACCTACCGAAAGTTTTGGAGATTTTCGTTGCCTTGAAATATTCAAGTTGGTGGCTTGTGGAAAAATAAACTCCCAAGGTTTGGTTGCGCCCTCTCTCAAGAAGCTTGTGCTAGGCAAGGATACATTCGGTCCGATAGATCAGAGTTGTGGGAATTTCACGCACAATATTCAATGCTGTTCTCTCACCTACCTTTTCTTGTCATCCAGCCGTCTCACGTCCATCCAACAACAAATGTGGAATCTTCCTGCTCTGCAGGAATTGCGCATTTCATGTTGTCGATCTCTTACATCTATTGGAAATTCTGGGCAGGTCTTCACCAGCCTTACTTCCCTAACCATCTACCAGTGTGAAGAACTGTCAACCATTGATGGTTTCCTAGAAGAAAAATATCTACCTGCTCTTGAGAGTATTACATTTGTTTGGTGTAACAAGTTGCTGTCCATGCACGCTGAAATGTTTGGCCGTTTTTCTTCTCTGAAGGATTTAAATGTTTGTCGGTGCTCTAGAATCAACTGGGGGGGATTGGTGCTACCGTTGTCCCTCCAAAGTCTCAACTTAGAAGCATGTGGGGATATCTCTTCATTTATTCCCAGCTGCCTAGAAAACCTTCAATCCCTTGTTTCACTAAAAATAAGGTCATGTTCGTATATAAAATCTATTCCAGGCCACCTTTGGAGGACTACTCTCCCATCCCTCCAGGAATTAGAGATTCGGTATTGTTGGGACCTTGTGTCCATTGGTGGAGCAGATGACATTTTAGAAATACAAAATGTGTGGATTGAAGACTGTACAAATTTGAAGGGAATAGAGCAGCCTGTGAGAATAGGCAGCTTCTCCAAGAAACAAGAGCCTGTGAAAACAAG CTCAAATTCTGTCTGGTCTTGA